Proteins encoded within one genomic window of Pararhizobium capsulatum DSM 1112:
- a CDS encoding DUF982 domain-containing protein has translation MAASIWDTNVELTIECSDHFVVIKSAREAVACLKTKWPNKKGVSFVLAKKLCLEAANGTLPNAEARAAFEAAALEAGILKRV, from the coding sequence ATGGCCGCCAGCATCTGGGATACGAACGTTGAACTTACTATTGAGTGCAGCGATCATTTTGTTGTCATCAAGAGTGCTCGAGAAGCGGTTGCCTGCCTGAAAACGAAATGGCCGAATAAAAAGGGCGTGAGTTTCGTCCTGGCAAAAAAGCTGTGTTTGGAAGCAGCAAATGGAACTTTGCCGAACGCCGAAGCTCGTGCTGCCTTTGAGGCTGCCGCCCTTGAGGCCGGGATACTGAAACGAGTTTGA
- a CDS encoding MT-A70 family methyltransferase: MRLFQDQWPFGDLQPHSFDFIMADPPWRFAVRSEKGEGKSAQAHYKTMPLDEINAMPVLDLAAPNCTLWLWCTAPMLPQQLTTVTAWGFIYCTEGVWVKMTKHGKVSFGTGYGLRGSHEPFIIAKRGEPTLTRSTRSVIHGKVRDHSQKPEEAYHEAERLMPRANRLDLFSRTDRTGWTAWGDEAGKFGEAA; encoded by the coding sequence ATGAGGCTCTTCCAGGACCAATGGCCTTTCGGCGATCTGCAGCCGCACAGCTTTGATTTCATCATGGCTGACCCGCCGTGGCGTTTCGCCGTTCGGTCGGAGAAGGGCGAGGGGAAGTCTGCCCAAGCGCACTACAAAACGATGCCGCTTGATGAGATCAATGCAATGCCAGTCCTCGACCTGGCCGCGCCGAACTGCACCCTATGGCTCTGGTGCACCGCGCCGATGCTGCCGCAGCAACTGACGACCGTCACCGCATGGGGGTTCATCTACTGCACCGAGGGTGTCTGGGTGAAGATGACGAAGCACGGAAAGGTGTCGTTCGGGACCGGATACGGGCTGCGGGGTTCCCATGAGCCATTCATCATCGCCAAGCGCGGCGAGCCAACGCTGACCAGATCCACCCGCTCCGTCATTCACGGCAAGGTTCGCGATCACTCCCAGAAACCCGAGGAAGCCTACCACGAGGCCGAGCGGCTGATGCCGCGTGCCAACCGCCTCGATCTCTTCAGTCGAACCGACCGCACAGGTTGGACAGCTTGGGGCGACGAGGCCGGTAAGTTTGGAGAAGCCGCATGA